The Neovison vison isolate M4711 chromosome 13, ASM_NN_V1, whole genome shotgun sequence genome includes a region encoding these proteins:
- the PCK2 gene encoding phosphoenolpyruvate carboxykinase [GTP], mitochondrial isoform X1 → MAAVYRPGLRLSWPGLSPWGWSSWRSMQTLRVLSGDLGQLPAGVRDFVERSARLCQPDGIHICDGTEAENTATLALLEKQGLIRKLPKYNNCWLARTDPKDVARVESKTVIVTPSQRDTVPIPAGGARGQLGNWMSPAEFQQAVDERFPGCMQGRTMYVLPFSMGPVGSPLSRIGVQLTDSAYVVASMRIMTRLGTPVLRALGDGDFVKCLHSVGQPLTGQGEPVSQWPCNPEKTLIGHVPDQREIVSFGSGYGGNSLLGKKCFALRIASRLARDEGWLAEHMLILGITSPTGKKRYVAAAFPSACGKTNLAMMRPALPGWKVECVGDDIAWMRFDSDGRLRAINPENGFFGVAPGTSATTNPNAMATIQSNTLFTNVAETSDGGVYWEGIDQPLPPGVTVTSWLGRPWKPGDKEPCAHPNSRFCAPARQCPIMDPAWEAPEGVPIDAIIFGGRRPKGVPLVYEAFSWRHGVFVGSAMRSESTAAAEHKGKVIMHDPFAMRPFFGYNFGRYLEHWLSMEERKGARLPRIFHVNWFRRDEAGRFLWPGFGENARVLDWICRRLEGEDSARETPIGLVPKEGALDLKGLGAVDTTQLFSLPKDFWEQEVRDIRSYLTEQVNQDLPKEVLAELEALEGRVRRM, encoded by the exons ATGGCCGCTGTATATCGCCCCGGCCTGCG GCTTAGCTGGCCTGGGCTGAGCCCCTGGGGCTGGTCCTCATGGCGCAGCATGCAGACCTTGCGAGTACTCAGTGGAGATCTGGGCCAGCTGCCTGCTGGGGTACGAGACTTTGTGGAGCGCAGTGCCCGCCTCTGCCAACCAGACGGCATCCACATCTGTGATGGCACTGAGGCTGAGAACACTGCCACACTGGCGCTTCTAGAAAAGCAGGGACTCATCCGAAAGCTCCCCAAGTACAACAACTG CTGGCTGGCCCGCACGGACCCCAAGGATGTGGCGCGAGTAGAGAGCAAGACGGTGATTGTAACTCCTTCTCAACGGGACACAGTGCCCATCCCCGCTGGTGGGGCCCGTGGGCAACTAGGCAACTGGATGTCCCCAGCTGAGTTCCAGCAAGCTGTGGATGAGAGGTTTCCGGGCTGCATGCAGG GCCGGACCATGTATGTGCTTCCGTTCAGCATGGGTCCTGTGGGCTCCCCACTGTCCCGCATCGGAGTGCAGCTTACTGACTCAGCCTACGTGGTAGCAAGCATGCGTATTATGACCCGGCTGGGGACACCTGTGCTTCGGGCCCTGGGAGATGGCGACTTTGTCAAGTGTCTGCACTCTGTGGGCCAGCCCCTGACTGGACAAG GGGAGCCGGTGAGCCAGTGGCCATGCAACCCAGAGAAGACCCTGATTGGCCATGTGCCTGACCAGCGGGAGATCGTCTCCTTCGGCAGCGGCTATGGCGGCAACTCCTTGCTGGGCAAGAAGTGCTTTGCCCTCCGCATCGCCTCTCGGCTGGCCCGGGATGAGGGCTGGCTGGCGGAGCATATGCTG ATCCTGGGTATCACCAGCCCCACGGGGAAGAAGCGCTACGTGGCGGCCGCCTTCCCCAGTGCCTGCGGCAAGACTAACCTGGCCATGATGCGGCCAGCACTGCCGGGCTGGAAGGTGGAGTGTGTGGGGGATGACATCGCCTGGATGAGATTTGACAGTGATG GTCGACTCCGGGCCATCAACCCTGAGAATGGCTTCTTTGGGGTGGCCCCTGGCACCTCCGCCACCACCAATCCCAATGCCATGGCCACAATCCAGAGTAACACTCTTTTCACCAATGTGGCTGAGACCAGCGATGGTGGAGTGTACTGGGAGGGCATTGACCAGCCTCTTCCACCTGGTGTCACCGTGACCTCCTGGCTGGGCAGACCCTGGAAACCCG GGGACAAGGAGCCCTGTGCCCATCCCAACTCTCGCTTTTGTGCCCCGGCTCGCCAGTGCCCCATCATGGACCCAGCCTGGGAGGCCCCTGAGGGTGTCCCCATTGATGCCATCATCTTTGGAGGCCGCAGACCCAAAG GAGTACCCCTGGTATATGAGGCCTTCAGCTGGCGCCATGGCGTGTTTGTGGGCAGTGCCATGCGCTCGGAGTCCACTGCCGCAGCTGAACACAAAG GGAAGGTCATCATGCACGACCCCTTTGCCATGCGGCCCTTTTTTGGCTACAACTTCGGGCGCTACCTAGAACACTGGCTGAGCATGGAGGAGCGCAAGGGGGCCCGGCTGCCCCGCATCTTCCACGTCAACTGGTTCCGGCGGGATGAGGCGGGCCGCTTCCTGTGGCCAGGCTTTGGAGAGAATGCTCGGGTGCTGGACTGGATCTGCCGGCGGCTAGAGGGAGAGGACAGTGCCCGAGAGACGCCCATCGGGCTGGTGCCAAAGGAAGGCGCCTTGGATCTCAAGGGCCTAGGAGCCGTAGACACCACCCAGCTATTCTCGCTCCCCAAGGACTTCTGGGAACAAGAGGTTCGTGACATTCGGAGCTACCTGACAGAGCAGGTCAATCAGGATCTGCCCAAGGAGGTGTTGGCTGAACTGGAGGCTCTGGAGGGACGTGTGCGCAGAATGTGA
- the PCK2 gene encoding phosphoenolpyruvate carboxykinase [GTP], mitochondrial isoform X2, translating into MQTLRVLSGDLGQLPAGVRDFVERSARLCQPDGIHICDGTEAENTATLALLEKQGLIRKLPKYNNCWLARTDPKDVARVESKTVIVTPSQRDTVPIPAGGARGQLGNWMSPAEFQQAVDERFPGCMQGRTMYVLPFSMGPVGSPLSRIGVQLTDSAYVVASMRIMTRLGTPVLRALGDGDFVKCLHSVGQPLTGQGEPVSQWPCNPEKTLIGHVPDQREIVSFGSGYGGNSLLGKKCFALRIASRLARDEGWLAEHMLILGITSPTGKKRYVAAAFPSACGKTNLAMMRPALPGWKVECVGDDIAWMRFDSDGRLRAINPENGFFGVAPGTSATTNPNAMATIQSNTLFTNVAETSDGGVYWEGIDQPLPPGVTVTSWLGRPWKPGDKEPCAHPNSRFCAPARQCPIMDPAWEAPEGVPIDAIIFGGRRPKGVPLVYEAFSWRHGVFVGSAMRSESTAAAEHKGKVIMHDPFAMRPFFGYNFGRYLEHWLSMEERKGARLPRIFHVNWFRRDEAGRFLWPGFGENARVLDWICRRLEGEDSARETPIGLVPKEGALDLKGLGAVDTTQLFSLPKDFWEQEVRDIRSYLTEQVNQDLPKEVLAELEALEGRVRRM; encoded by the exons ATGCAGACCTTGCGAGTACTCAGTGGAGATCTGGGCCAGCTGCCTGCTGGGGTACGAGACTTTGTGGAGCGCAGTGCCCGCCTCTGCCAACCAGACGGCATCCACATCTGTGATGGCACTGAGGCTGAGAACACTGCCACACTGGCGCTTCTAGAAAAGCAGGGACTCATCCGAAAGCTCCCCAAGTACAACAACTG CTGGCTGGCCCGCACGGACCCCAAGGATGTGGCGCGAGTAGAGAGCAAGACGGTGATTGTAACTCCTTCTCAACGGGACACAGTGCCCATCCCCGCTGGTGGGGCCCGTGGGCAACTAGGCAACTGGATGTCCCCAGCTGAGTTCCAGCAAGCTGTGGATGAGAGGTTTCCGGGCTGCATGCAGG GCCGGACCATGTATGTGCTTCCGTTCAGCATGGGTCCTGTGGGCTCCCCACTGTCCCGCATCGGAGTGCAGCTTACTGACTCAGCCTACGTGGTAGCAAGCATGCGTATTATGACCCGGCTGGGGACACCTGTGCTTCGGGCCCTGGGAGATGGCGACTTTGTCAAGTGTCTGCACTCTGTGGGCCAGCCCCTGACTGGACAAG GGGAGCCGGTGAGCCAGTGGCCATGCAACCCAGAGAAGACCCTGATTGGCCATGTGCCTGACCAGCGGGAGATCGTCTCCTTCGGCAGCGGCTATGGCGGCAACTCCTTGCTGGGCAAGAAGTGCTTTGCCCTCCGCATCGCCTCTCGGCTGGCCCGGGATGAGGGCTGGCTGGCGGAGCATATGCTG ATCCTGGGTATCACCAGCCCCACGGGGAAGAAGCGCTACGTGGCGGCCGCCTTCCCCAGTGCCTGCGGCAAGACTAACCTGGCCATGATGCGGCCAGCACTGCCGGGCTGGAAGGTGGAGTGTGTGGGGGATGACATCGCCTGGATGAGATTTGACAGTGATG GTCGACTCCGGGCCATCAACCCTGAGAATGGCTTCTTTGGGGTGGCCCCTGGCACCTCCGCCACCACCAATCCCAATGCCATGGCCACAATCCAGAGTAACACTCTTTTCACCAATGTGGCTGAGACCAGCGATGGTGGAGTGTACTGGGAGGGCATTGACCAGCCTCTTCCACCTGGTGTCACCGTGACCTCCTGGCTGGGCAGACCCTGGAAACCCG GGGACAAGGAGCCCTGTGCCCATCCCAACTCTCGCTTTTGTGCCCCGGCTCGCCAGTGCCCCATCATGGACCCAGCCTGGGAGGCCCCTGAGGGTGTCCCCATTGATGCCATCATCTTTGGAGGCCGCAGACCCAAAG GAGTACCCCTGGTATATGAGGCCTTCAGCTGGCGCCATGGCGTGTTTGTGGGCAGTGCCATGCGCTCGGAGTCCACTGCCGCAGCTGAACACAAAG GGAAGGTCATCATGCACGACCCCTTTGCCATGCGGCCCTTTTTTGGCTACAACTTCGGGCGCTACCTAGAACACTGGCTGAGCATGGAGGAGCGCAAGGGGGCCCGGCTGCCCCGCATCTTCCACGTCAACTGGTTCCGGCGGGATGAGGCGGGCCGCTTCCTGTGGCCAGGCTTTGGAGAGAATGCTCGGGTGCTGGACTGGATCTGCCGGCGGCTAGAGGGAGAGGACAGTGCCCGAGAGACGCCCATCGGGCTGGTGCCAAAGGAAGGCGCCTTGGATCTCAAGGGCCTAGGAGCCGTAGACACCACCCAGCTATTCTCGCTCCCCAAGGACTTCTGGGAACAAGAGGTTCGTGACATTCGGAGCTACCTGACAGAGCAGGTCAATCAGGATCTGCCCAAGGAGGTGTTGGCTGAACTGGAGGCTCTGGAGGGACGTGTGCGCAGAATGTGA